The stretch of DNA ATACGGTCAAGATCTTTTGGAATTCCGGGAAAGGCTGACCGATCCCCTAAAAAATAAAGATTACATCCTGGAATCCATAATGGATTTGCATCTTGCTCAGAACGAAGGAATCGATTATGCGATAACACGTTATCAATTAGATGCGATAATGTTTCCTGCTTATATTGGAGCGGATATATGCGCCAAAGCGGGCTACCCATCCATTGCTATCCCCGCGGGGTATAGAGAGAACGGCAGACCATTTGGGATTACTTTTGCTGGAAAAGCATTTAGCGAACCTACTCTAATTCGCATAGCATATTCTTTTGAGCAAAGAACGAAACATCGCAAAAAGCCTGTATTCAATTAACCGAGAACGAAAGTTATACATAAAGGGTTCCACATATTAGTCATGTACAATATGTAGAACCCTTTATTTTATCTGACTTTTAGGTCTTGATAAACTTAGAAAAAAGAGTGTTAGACTGACTAGAATTCATTAAAATTCTCTATAGGAAGCGGCTCATTTCTTTTAAAGGCCGTTACTGTGAGCTATTCTCCTCTTAATTTCTTGGGGGTCAGTCTATCAAAATATAAAAAAGCGTCCCGGCATTATTCATACCGGGGCGCTCTTCGTTTGCTATTCTCATTGAATTCTCACTAATCCCGAGGCCTACTCCTCCAGAAAAATCAAACCAATGACATCCTCCGGCTCGATACGGCCGAAATAATGCTTCAGGTCGAGGTGGGAGAGCGCCTGCCGGACCTCTTCCTGCTCATACCGTTTGCCGCGCAAAGTGTTTTCCACATCAGCCACATCGCCTACACCGAAGAAGTCGCCGTAAATCTTGATTTCCTCGATCCGCGCGTCCTTGATTTCCATCCGGATATCGACGATTCCGCCGGGGAACTTAACCGCATGCTTCACATTGCTCTTCGGCGACTGGCCGTAGTTCCAATCCCAGTTCTGATACCGCTCCGCTGAGATCTTATTGATTTGGACCCAATCTTCCTCATTAAGCTTGTACTGCGGCACTTTGTCCGGCTCCATGCCGAAGATAGACCGCAGAAGACCAGCGCGGAATTCCTCAATCGTCATGTCCGTGCCAAGCAGTTCTTTAATATTGGCGACCCGGCTGCGGACCGATTTTGTGCTCTTGGACTTAAATTTTTCCGGATTGGCATTCAGCGAAGCCTGCACATCATCAAGATTCAGATTGTACATCAGCGTGCCGTGGCTGAACATACGCCCCCGAGTTGAGAACTGGGCGTTTCCGGAAATTTTTTGCTCCCCGACCTGAAGATCGTTGCGTCCGCTCAGCTCTGCGTTAACG from Paenibacillus sophorae encodes:
- a CDS encoding lipoate--protein ligase, which translates into the protein MLFIDNSGITDPSINLAIEEYALKFLPMDDSYLLFYINSPSIIIGKHQNTIEEINQEYVKENQIKVVRRLSGGGAVYHDLGNLNFSFITKDDGESFHNFLKFTQPVIDYLQSMGVNAELSGRNDLQVGEQKISGNAQFSTRGRMFSHGTLMYNLNLDDVQASLNANPEKFKSKSTKSVRSRVANIKELLGTDMTIEEFRAGLLRSIFGMEPDKVPQYKLNEEDWVQINKISAERYQNWDWNYGQSPKSNVKHAVKFPGGIVDIRMEIKDARIEEIKIYGDFFGVGDVADVENTLRGKRYEQEEVRQALSHLDLKHYFGRIEPEDVIGLIFLEE